The Sesamum indicum cultivar Zhongzhi No. 13 linkage group LG6, S_indicum_v1.0, whole genome shotgun sequence genome has a segment encoding these proteins:
- the LOC105165149 gene encoding E3 ubiquitin-protein ligase RNF14, with amino-acid sequence MSSRKGGARGSTRGRSTGSYRQRNYQTEENWTLRPILDHKVQTHETSSSASAPEPFPGSQSIDQRRPRTGMNRWAPRSRGGNSLCIKNSEEEEEDLNGGSESRPELDSSSGDLNGKEEGSAGGLSSGLNVDSEKREEKVEGLSSSNEADEDESIKRLEELRLNVDEPELSEEMLSINKQLQEDEMLALESIYGDNIFILEHKSGLKCFQAHIHVEVPKGIRITAKFNSSGFHETRDDGSSDFSYSFQVEYLPPIILTCLLPKSYPSLEAPYFTISAQWLGSARISDLCCKLNSIWQEQVGQEVIYQWVEWLQGCSLSYLGFDDEIILGPYVVRHDEDRRAISGSVSPDIDISSMKSYNDAQRHERFCRNMQECCICFSEFAGSEFIRLPCQHFFCEKCMKTFSNMHMTEGTVLKLKCPEAKCDGMIPPGLLKRLLGEEGFEQWESLTLQRSLESMADVVYCPRCETACLEDEDDHAQCSKCYYSFCTLCQERRHVGLACITPEMKLVILQERQNSKLMKNEQRRREQDMINQILSVKEINRFAKQCPSCKMAISRTEGCNKMVCDNCGAFFCHRCNQAISGYEHFRDGNCELFPAEEIQRWEARMDAGQVAAVQQQMLLNNGHPCPNCGQHNVKAGNNNHIFCWACQNHYCYLCRKMVRRSTQHYGPKGCKQHTVG; translated from the exons ATGTCTTCAAGAAAAGGTGGCGCACGCGGCTCCACAAGGGGAAGAAGCACAGGTTCCTATCGGCAACGCAATTACCAAACTGAAGAAAATTGGACACTCAGACCCATTCTTGACCACAAAGTTCAAACCCATGAAACCTCTTCTTCAGCATCAGCGCCGGAACCCTTTCCAGGTTCACAGAGTATAGACCAAAGACGCCCTCGAACTGGCATGAATAGATGGGCGCCTCGGAGTCGGGGGGGGAATTCTCTGTGTATCAAGAATTCcgaggaagaagaggaggatcTCAATGGTGGGTCGGAATCAAGACCGGAACTTGATTCGAGTTCTGGTGATCTAAACGGAAAAGAGGAGGGTTCTGCTGGTGGGTTGAGCTCAGGATTGAATGTTGACAGTGAAAAACGGGAAGAAAAAGTCGAAGGTTTGAGTTCAAGTAATGAAGCTGATGAGGATGAGAGTATTAAAAGATTAGAGGAGTTAAGATTGAACGTTGACGAGCCCGAGTTGTCGGAGGAGATGCTGAGCATCAATAAACAGCTGCAGGAGGATGAG ATGCTAGCTCTGGAATCTATTTATGGAGATAACATTTTCATTCTAGAACACAAGAGTGGCTTGAAGTGTTTTCAG GCACATATTCATGTTGAAGTGCCCAAAGGAATTCGTATTACTGCAAAGTTTAACTCCTCTGGTTTCCATGAGACAAGAGATGATGGTTCTTCAGATTTCTCATACTCCTTCCAAGTCGAATATCTGCCACCAATTATCTTGACATGTCTATTACCTAAATCTTATCCAAGCTTAGAAGCTCCTTACTTTACCATCTCTGCCCAATGGTTGGGATCTGCTAGAATTTCTGATCTCTGTTGTAAGCTTAACTCAATTTGGCAAGAGCAGGTTGGGCAGGAGGTTATATACCAATGGGTTGAATGGTTACAGGGTTGTTCCCTCTCTTATCTTGGTTTTGATGATGAGATAATTCTTGGACCCTATGTTGTAAGACATGATGAAGATAGAAGGGCAATTTCAGGAAGTGTCTCACCTGATATTGACATTTCTTCGATGAAGAGTTACAATGATGCACAGCGCCATGAGAGATTCTGCAGAAACATGCAAGAATGCTGCATCTGTTTTAGTGAGTTTGCTG GTTCAGAGTTCATTAGACTGCCATGTCAGCACTTCTTCTGCGAGAAATGCATGAAAACTTTTTCTAACATGCATATGACAGAAGGAACAGTATTGAAACTTAAATGCCCAGAAGCAAAATGCGATGGTATGATCCCACCTGGTTTACTTAAAAGATTACTAGGTGAAGAAGGCTTTGAACAGTGGGAGTCCTTGACATTACAAAGATCGTTAGAATCAATGGCTGATGTGGTTTACTGCCCAAGATGTGAAACAGCATGTCTAGAAGATGAGGACGACCATGCACAATGCTCAAAGTGCTACTACAGCTTTTGTACACTTTGTCAAGAGAGGCGCCATGTTGGACTAGCATGTATTACACCAGAGATGAAACTAGTTATTCTTCAG GAGCGACAAAATTcgaaattaatgaaaaatgaacaaaGGCGTCGTGAGCAAGATATGATCAATCAGATACTTAGTGTGAAGGAGATAAATCGTTTTGCGAAACAATGTCCTTCTTGTAAGATGGCCATATCTCGAACTGAAGGCTGCAATAAGATGGTGTGTGATAATTGTGGGGCATTTTTCTGCCACCGTTGTAATCAGGCAATCTCTGGATATGAGCATTTCAG GGATGGGAACTGTGAACTTTTCCCAGCAGAAGAAATTCAGAGATGGGAGGCGAGGATGGATGCTGGCCAAGTTGCTGCTGTTCAACAACAAATGCTTCTTAATAATGGTCATCCATGCCCTAATTGTGGTCAGCACAATGTGAAG GCCGGAAATAACAACCACATATTCTGTTGGGCCTGCCAAAACCATTACTGTTATTTATGTAGGAAGATGGTGAGGCGCAGCACCCAGCATTATGGTCCCAAGGGCTGCAAGCAGCACACAGTGGGATGA